One Kitasatospora sp. NBC_01287 DNA window includes the following coding sequences:
- a CDS encoding YggT family protein — protein MGIVGAVLYYALTVFLVILLFRLVMDWVFQFARSWRPGKAMVVVLEATYTVTDPPLKLLRRFIPPLRLGGVALDLSFFVLLIIVYFLIWLVQQLP, from the coding sequence ATGGGGATCGTGGGGGCAGTGCTCTACTACGCGCTGACCGTCTTCCTGGTGATTCTGCTCTTCCGCCTGGTCATGGACTGGGTCTTCCAGTTCGCCCGCTCGTGGCGTCCGGGCAAGGCCATGGTCGTGGTCCTGGAGGCCACGTACACTGTCACGGATCCGCCGCTCAAGCTTCTTCGGCGGTTCATTCCGCCGTTGCGTCTCGGGGGCGTGGCGCTCGACCTGTCCTTCTTCGTACTGCTGATCATTGTGTATTTCCTGATCTGGCTCGTGCAGCAGCTGCCGTGA
- a CDS encoding cell division protein SepF yields MAGAMRKMAVYLGLVEDETYDGQGYDPDDDYDTDPEPIRTGRTEDIPRPAAAPQAQVASIAPQPVPAAVPIRQDPPRMAPVSSITPERRQNLEKSAPVIMPKVVNEREPYRITTLHPRTYNEARTIGEQFRGGTPVIMNLTEMDDTDAKRLVDFAAGLVFGLHGSIERVTQKVFLLSPANVDVTAEDKARIAEGGFFNQS; encoded by the coding sequence GCGCAAGATGGCGGTCTACCTCGGCCTCGTGGAGGACGAGACGTACGACGGCCAGGGTTACGACCCGGACGACGACTACGACACGGACCCCGAGCCGATCCGGACCGGGCGGACCGAGGACATCCCTCGGCCCGCCGCAGCTCCACAGGCGCAGGTCGCCTCGATCGCACCCCAGCCGGTGCCGGCCGCAGTGCCGATCCGGCAGGACCCGCCGCGGATGGCACCAGTGTCGTCCATCACACCCGAACGCCGTCAGAACCTGGAGAAGAGTGCGCCGGTGATCATGCCCAAGGTCGTGAACGAGCGGGAGCCCTACCGCATCACCACACTGCACCCCCGGACCTACAACGAGGCCCGTACCATCGGGGAACAGTTCCGCGGGGGCACCCCGGTGATCATGAATTTGACCGAGATGGACGACACCGACGCCAAGCGCCTCGTAGACTTCGCGGCTGGACTCGTCTTCGGTCTGCACGGCAGTATCGAGCGCGTGACGCAGAAGGTGTTCCTGCTGTCTCCTGCTAACGTCGATGTCACGGCGGAGGACAAGGCACGGATCGCCGAGGGTGGGTTCTTCAACCAGAGCTGA
- a CDS encoding DivIVA domain-containing protein, with protein sequence MPLTPEDVRNKQFTTVRLREGYDEDEVDAFLDEVEAELTRLLRENEDLRAKLAAATRAAAQNQANMRKEQPQDAPRPGGPVPAAISGPPVPGQQGPGQQQPQQQQMGGQPLGLPSGAPQLPPGQGAPMQGQLPGQQQMQPMQQQMQQQGMPQQQGMQQQGMQQQMGTMGGQQQLVQPMGGQMLQPMGGQMPQQMQQQGMQQMGTMGGQQQLAPMGGPLGQQLGGPLGAPMQQQQGPGGDSAARVLALAQQTADQAISEARSEANKIVGEARSRAEGLERDARAKADALERDAQEKHRVAMGSLESARATLERKVEDLRAFEREYRTRLKSYLETQLRQLESQADDSLAPPRIPATASLPPAASSMASTGAPSFGGGQTAFGGNQSFGGNQSFGGGGQPSFGGQPSGNGAPQMAPAGMTQPMASVRPQPPQPMQPMQQAPAPMRGFLIDEDGDN encoded by the coding sequence ATGCCGTTGACCCCCGAGGACGTTCGGAACAAGCAGTTCACGACCGTCCGCCTGCGCGAAGGCTATGACGAGGACGAGGTCGACGCCTTCCTCGACGAGGTCGAAGCCGAACTCACCAGGTTGCTGCGCGAGAACGAGGACCTGCGGGCCAAGTTGGCCGCCGCGACCCGGGCCGCCGCGCAGAACCAGGCGAACATGCGCAAGGAGCAGCCGCAGGACGCCCCGCGTCCCGGCGGCCCGGTTCCCGCTGCCATATCCGGCCCGCCGGTCCCCGGCCAGCAGGGCCCGGGCCAGCAGCAGCCGCAGCAGCAGCAGATGGGCGGTCAGCCGCTGGGTCTGCCCTCCGGTGCTCCGCAGCTGCCGCCCGGCCAGGGCGCGCCCATGCAGGGCCAGCTCCCCGGCCAGCAGCAGATGCAGCCCATGCAGCAGCAGATGCAGCAGCAGGGCATGCCCCAGCAGCAAGGCATGCAGCAGCAGGGCATGCAGCAGCAGATGGGCACCATGGGCGGCCAGCAGCAGCTGGTGCAGCCGATGGGCGGTCAGATGCTGCAGCCGATGGGCGGTCAGATGCCGCAGCAGATGCAGCAGCAGGGCATGCAGCAGATGGGCACCATGGGCGGCCAGCAGCAGCTCGCCCCGATGGGCGGCCCGCTCGGCCAGCAGCTCGGCGGCCCGCTCGGTGCGCCGATGCAGCAGCAGCAGGGCCCCGGCGGCGACAGCGCGGCCCGTGTGCTGGCGCTCGCCCAGCAGACCGCCGACCAGGCGATCTCCGAGGCCCGCTCCGAGGCCAACAAGATCGTCGGCGAGGCCCGCAGCCGCGCCGAGGGCCTGGAGCGCGACGCCCGTGCCAAGGCGGACGCCCTGGAGCGGGACGCGCAGGAGAAGCACCGCGTCGCGATGGGCTCGCTGGAGTCGGCGCGCGCCACGCTGGAGCGCAAGGTCGAGGACCTGCGTGCCTTCGAGCGCGAGTACCGCACCCGCCTGAAGTCCTACCTGGAGACCCAGCTGCGTCAGCTGGAGTCGCAGGCCGACGACTCGCTCGCCCCGCCGCGGATCCCGGCCACCGCCTCGCTGCCGCCGGCCGCGTCGTCGATGGCCTCGACCGGTGCCCCCTCCTTCGGTGGCGGCCAGACCGCCTTCGGTGGCAACCAGTCGTTCGGTGGCAACCAGTCCTTCGGCGGCGGCGGTCAGCCCTCCTTCGGTGGCCAGCCCTCGGGCAACGGCGCGCCGCAGATGGCCCCGGCCGGCATGACCCAGCCGATGGCCTCGGTCCGTCCGCAGCCGCCGCAGCCCATGCAGCCGATGCAGCAGGCCCCGGCTCCGATGCGCGGCTTCCTGATCGACGAGGACGGCGACAACTAG